The Cutaneotrichosporon cavernicola HIS019 DNA, chromosome: 5 DNA segment GTCGGCGTGTTGACAGCCGGCGAGCGGATGGGACGGTATGGTCCGCCGGCGCCATAGGGCATACATGCATTATGTGGTCGTACAGGAAGATGGTGAAGCTCTAGAAATAgaagagggaaggaggcaAGCGCGATATCCAGTGGGAAAGAGGGGTCTTGCTGCCGCAGCAGCTCAGCAATTACACCGCGACCCGTTGCCAACCATCTCACGGATCGAGATGCTGtcccgtcgccgccggcgccatGGCATGCCGTTCAATCGCCCGCTCGAGGATACGGCGCGCAGTTGGCGCTCACCGTACGACACGCCGCTGCCGGCGACGTCGGGGTCGATTGTACCTGCGTCGATGCCTTCGAGGATGGCGCgtgcggcgaggaggaacggCATGCTCACGTTCTCGCCTGTCAACGAGGATGTTtcgacgaagaggacgcctggggtcagttgTTTACCGCTGGGTAAGGCCGCGCAGCTCAGCTGGGTCGATGATACCGGGCAAGATGGCGCTATCGTTCATGCCTGCGACCTGGATGGCACTCGCCTGCTCGAACCTGCACCCACTCACCATTCTCCTGCGCCCACCGTTCGCCCTCAGCATACTCGACTTCCcggtcgtcctcgcgaTCGAGCTTATTTCCCACAAGCACAAGTACGAGGTGCTGACTCGCGAGTGCCCGTGCATCCTGCACCCACcggtcgaggttggcaaATGACGCGCGGCTCGTAATGTCGTATACGAGGATggcgcccgccgcgccgcgatAGTACGACCGCGTGACGGAGCGGAAGCGTTCCTGCCCCGCAGTGTCCCAtagctggggtcagctaAGCGAACCGGCAGCAAGCTGGCTGGGAGATGGAAGACGTCACGGCCGTGACGGTCACGCCAGAACCGCGCCACAATGCGAGCATCATACGACTCCGCAAAGGAAGACGAGCAAGGACAGAATCGTGGCAACGCGATGTTATATTTGGTGTGCGATCACGGAACCCACCTGCAGCTTGACGCTCCGGTCGCCTATGCGGATGGTGCGGCTTGAGaactcgacgccgatggTGTGTGCCGCGTTCTCCTTGACTGGAGTCagcgggggagggggggaagaaagggagagggagagggagagggagagggagagggagagggagagggagagggagagggagagggagagggagagggagagggagagggagagggagagggagagggagagggagagggagagggagagggagagggagagggagagggagagggagagggagagggagagggagagggagagggagagggagagggagagggagagggagagggagagggagaggaagggggagagggatgTTAGTGTGTGTGGAGAGGACTCGCCCGACGGTGCGATGAGTGACCCGGAGCGGGCCAGCCTGCTCAACAGGGCTCAACAGCGACGACCAAGCCGtaacgccgtcgccgtcgtcaccTCACAGCCAAACTACTCCAGCTCTTCCCGCTGCGAACGGCTGACACCGCCATCGGCCCAAAGCTTTCCGCTGCAAGTGGGCGTGATGCGGTCATTGCGCAACCCACGCCTGGGCGCAGCACACAGTACTCACACATCTCGTGGATACATTGGTAGAGAAGGCAGCTCTTGCCGGTGCCGGATTcgcctggggtcagccaTCAGCTGAACGGCAGAGATGTGGACGTGACGCGCGGACCTCCAAGCCTTTCACCGCGACGCACGCCGACGTACCAATGATGACGAATTTGAAGAGGTagtctgctgtcagctaaTGCCAAGCAAGACCAGCTCACCATACGCCTCCACGAGCTCGGTGCCCTCGTCCATGCTGACTGCGACGGAAAGCCGATGGATGATCTGGTGAGGTGGTATGTACAAGTGCGAGTTTGAGTGCCTTGGGTGGCGATGTTGGAGTCAGGGTGGAGGGTATCCACTCAAAGTACCCATCCAAACCAAAGTGTGC contains these protein-coding regions:
- a CDS encoding uncharacterized protein (Ras of Complex, Roc, domain of DAPkinase); its protein translation is MDEGTELVEAYDYLFKFVIIGESGTGKSCLLYQCIHEMFKENAAHTIGVEFSSRTIRIGDRSVKLQLWDTAGQERFRSVTRSYYRGAAGAILVYDITSRASFANLDRWVQDARALASQHLVLVLVGNKLDREDDREVEYAEGERWAQENGVLFVETSSLTGENVSMPFLLAARAILEGIDAGTIDPDVAGSGVSYGERQLRAVSSSGRLNGMPWRRRRRDSISIREMVGNGSRCNC